In Leptospira langatensis, a single window of DNA contains:
- a CDS encoding ABC transporter permease subunit produces the protein MKATDYFRWTAIFVYLALVAWGIFANPPPIFVNLNESFLSPSWSFPFGKDRLGRDVFSMFAYGSLATFLFAFPARILTLLAASSIAFLAYSSPFAKKNVLTPLSSVFVSLPSLLLALLVVQVFGSGPIPLFIAILLGDWAQAYETLRAKIEEVSTSGYALVASCFGASKGYVFREHLLPQTFQILGVLLTTGLPSVVMTLAIFGFLGISAGGESFGPGLGEQIAFSKDYAQIAPWSLVFPTLGILGLVFTVGGKRS, from the coding sequence ATGAAGGCAACGGATTATTTTCGTTGGACTGCGATCTTCGTCTATCTGGCGTTAGTCGCTTGGGGAATATTCGCAAATCCACCGCCTATCTTTGTGAATTTGAATGAGTCCTTTCTTTCTCCTTCTTGGAGTTTTCCGTTCGGAAAGGATCGTTTAGGCAGGGACGTATTCTCTATGTTCGCGTATGGAAGTCTTGCCACCTTCCTATTTGCGTTCCCTGCAAGGATACTCACTCTTCTTGCGGCTTCGTCGATCGCATTTCTTGCCTACTCCAGTCCGTTTGCAAAGAAGAATGTGCTGACTCCATTGTCTTCTGTGTTTGTTTCGCTTCCTTCTTTGCTATTGGCCTTACTCGTGGTCCAGGTCTTTGGTTCCGGACCAATCCCTTTATTCATTGCGATCCTGCTCGGAGATTGGGCACAAGCCTACGAAACCTTAAGAGCAAAGATAGAAGAGGTAAGCACGAGCGGATATGCGTTAGTCGCTTCTTGCTTTGGAGCGAGCAAGGGATATGTGTTTCGAGAACATCTTCTTCCCCAAACATTTCAGATCTTGGGAGTGCTATTGACCACGGGACTTCCTTCCGTAGTGATGACCTTGGCCATCTTCGGGTTCTTGGGGATTTCGGCGGGAGGAGAGAGCTTTGGGCCAGGGCTCGGAGAACAGATTGCCTTTTCTAAGGATTATGCTCAGATAGCACCTTGGTCCTTGGTGTTTCCTACATTGGGAATCTTAGGGCTCGTATTTACCGTAGGAGGGAAGAGATCTTGA
- a CDS encoding DUF1292 domain-containing protein: protein MLESYDKETESVEHEELGDEILHLLDEDGNPYAFVVGEVVELDENQYFLLIPSSEDEKELVNLDVGFLKGEESFGYFAVKMEADEFGEDRLVEVTDPRELEDLLYELNSDVV, encoded by the coding sequence TTGCTAGAATCCTACGATAAAGAGACTGAGTCGGTCGAACATGAGGAACTTGGCGACGAAATTTTACATTTGCTCGACGAGGATGGGAATCCCTATGCTTTCGTTGTCGGAGAAGTTGTGGAGCTGGATGAGAACCAATATTTCTTACTCATACCTTCTTCGGAAGATGAGAAGGAGCTCGTGAATTTGGACGTGGGTTTCCTAAAAGGCGAAGAGAGCTTCGGATATTTTGCGGTAAAGATGGAAGCGGATGAGTTCGGAGAAGATCGTTTGGTAGAAGTCACAGATCCTAGAGAGTTAGAAGATCTTCTCTATGAATTGAATTCGGACGTGGTCTAA
- a CDS encoding PEGA domain-containing protein: MRSGACKRISALVVLLSLFPLAIFGPVYGIDEYYRFQELSSPERIQFEKERKLCIFPLRNLSGDKNIDFYSAGYASVLYSGLKSLVQVYDESLIPKSIQYAYGTQTESTRIREGEWDAKKLEKLRKGEYNLTTSRDPRYLSLKVQPYEGEVAPDEGFIIPVSRKFDCFYAIYGEFEKKGTDEIRIQIRLRSSKDGSKKEFSHKTSVRRSYQELGSIIEELRKTLLGKTTQTLSVKTSQQYDSLVFLDGNYIGKTPLRRTDILAGVHDVRVTKNGFEDWIGQVDLREGPKELNIPLEKDKKEGLITVTSEPSGAKVYLGSEYLGTTPLEKVPVKTGWNRIRFSLDEYVDKFKGVEIKKGEVTEAFAKLRLGDSVSYYKNKKYLFLDHTYDDFAVYSLYGTLFFYAGYYYFNYRADQAFESIRPTVTVTNLVGLESLAQSSPNQQTFFMSYLYQEHVYRHARSEFNYYRSLSGNFGRRTGVQGGLMLDAMGLMLALTVTFYALGLDSETVEVGTAPVKTVPSYVKVYDNQYEMESFAKFKMRF; this comes from the coding sequence TTGAGATCCGGAGCTTGCAAAAGGATCTCCGCACTAGTGGTCCTTCTTTCCTTATTTCCATTGGCGATCTTTGGGCCGGTGTATGGAATCGACGAGTATTATCGCTTCCAAGAGCTTTCTTCTCCGGAAAGGATACAATTTGAGAAGGAAAGAAAGTTATGCATCTTTCCTCTTCGCAATTTATCCGGAGATAAGAATATCGATTTTTATTCCGCAGGATATGCATCTGTGCTTTATTCCGGTCTGAAATCTCTCGTGCAAGTGTATGACGAATCTTTGATCCCAAAGAGTATACAATATGCATACGGAACTCAAACGGAAAGTACAAGGATCCGAGAAGGGGAATGGGACGCGAAGAAGTTGGAGAAGCTGAGAAAAGGGGAATATAACCTTACTACTTCTCGCGACCCAAGATACCTTTCCTTAAAAGTGCAGCCTTATGAAGGGGAGGTCGCTCCCGACGAAGGATTCATCATACCTGTTTCCCGTAAGTTCGATTGCTTCTATGCGATCTACGGAGAATTTGAGAAGAAGGGAACGGATGAGATCCGTATCCAGATCCGGCTCAGATCCTCCAAAGACGGATCCAAAAAAGAATTCTCCCATAAAACAAGCGTTAGGCGCTCCTACCAAGAACTAGGTTCCATTATAGAAGAGCTCCGAAAAACCCTCTTGGGGAAAACAACCCAAACCCTAAGCGTTAAAACAAGCCAACAATACGATAGCTTAGTCTTTTTGGATGGGAATTATATAGGAAAGACGCCTCTTAGAAGGACGGACATCTTAGCAGGAGTCCATGACGTGCGGGTGACCAAGAACGGATTCGAGGATTGGATCGGGCAGGTGGACCTGAGAGAAGGTCCTAAAGAACTGAATATACCATTAGAAAAAGATAAAAAAGAAGGATTGATCACCGTAACATCCGAGCCATCCGGAGCAAAGGTGTATCTGGGCTCCGAGTATTTGGGGACTACGCCGTTGGAAAAAGTCCCGGTCAAAACAGGCTGGAACAGGATCCGATTTTCCTTAGACGAATATGTAGATAAGTTCAAAGGGGTGGAGATCAAAAAGGGAGAAGTTACGGAGGCATTTGCAAAACTAAGACTGGGGGATTCGGTATCCTACTATAAAAACAAGAAGTACTTATTCTTGGACCATACCTACGATGACTTTGCGGTCTATTCCCTCTATGGAACTCTTTTCTTTTATGCGGGTTATTATTATTTCAATTATAGAGCCGACCAAGCCTTCGAGAGCATTCGACCCACGGTTACAGTTACAAATCTAGTAGGGTTGGAAAGCTTGGCTCAATCCTCGCCGAACCAACAGACTTTCTTCATGTCCTATTTGTACCAGGAACACGTATACCGGCACGCAAGAAGCGAATTCAACTACTACCGTTCCTTGAGCGGAAACTTTGGAAGAAGAACCGGGGTCCAGGGCGGCCTCATGTTGGATGCCATGGGCCTCATGCTCGCGTTAACCGTCACATTCTATGCTCTCGGCCTTGATTCGGAAACGGTAGAGGTCGGAACTGCTCCCGTGAAAACCGTTCCTTCTTATGTGAAAGTATACGACAATCAGTATGAGATGGAATCTTTTGCTAAGTTCAAGATGAGATTCTGA
- a CDS encoding cellulose synthase family protein — protein sequence MLTVVTFLFLAIYALDILGLFFFGIHTYIMVYLYRKYNTNCDTDPSRNLSLDDPNLPVVTVQLPIFNEFYVVDRLIDSTIALKYPKDKLEIQVLDDSTDETIQKAASLVAKYKAQGFDIHHLHRTNRVGHKAGALDEGMRVSKGEFIAIFDADFVPDPDFLLKTMAYFDDPQTGMVQARWGHINANYNILTKAQSFGIDGHFMIEQVARNGAKLWMNFNGTAGTWRKKTIEDAGGWEHDTLTEDFDLSYRAELRGWKFRYFKDVVCPAEIPAMMSAYKSQQFRWCKGSIQTAVKLLPRIWKADLPWKTKAEAVTHLINYSVHPLMIVNILFSAPLLLMEYWSGFSFYDLPLEVLSGTAAVLSIGSVGPLFFYAYSQKTLYKDWKKRLVYLPILIMIGTGIAIVNTRAWLEAVLGIQSSFKRTPKLRIEKDSDSLKERLKYTVPLDFHVVLEFLLGCYCVFSVALSFLVGRPYIVGFLLIYGIGFFFVSFKSFQEASWKYKESRNSSPEEIPQEA from the coding sequence ATGCTCACAGTCGTCACGTTTCTCTTTTTGGCAATTTACGCCCTGGATATCCTGGGATTATTCTTTTTTGGGATTCACACGTATATCATGGTGTATTTGTATCGAAAGTACAACACCAATTGCGACACTGATCCGAGCAGAAATCTCTCCTTAGATGACCCGAATCTTCCGGTTGTCACTGTCCAGCTTCCTATTTTCAACGAATTCTACGTTGTGGACCGTTTGATCGACTCCACAATCGCTCTCAAGTATCCTAAGGACAAACTTGAGATCCAAGTTCTGGACGATTCTACCGACGAAACCATTCAAAAAGCAGCTTCCTTGGTCGCAAAATACAAGGCTCAAGGCTTCGATATCCATCATTTACACAGAACGAACCGTGTAGGTCACAAAGCGGGCGCTCTGGACGAAGGGATGAGAGTTTCCAAAGGCGAATTCATCGCTATCTTCGATGCGGACTTTGTTCCGGATCCTGACTTCCTTCTCAAGACTATGGCTTATTTCGATGATCCTCAGACCGGAATGGTCCAGGCTCGTTGGGGTCATATCAACGCAAATTATAATATTCTTACAAAGGCACAAAGCTTCGGTATCGACGGTCACTTCATGATCGAGCAGGTAGCGAGAAATGGAGCCAAACTCTGGATGAATTTCAACGGGACCGCCGGTACCTGGAGAAAGAAAACCATCGAGGACGCTGGCGGTTGGGAGCACGATACTCTGACCGAAGACTTCGATCTTTCCTATAGAGCCGAGTTGAGAGGCTGGAAATTCCGTTATTTCAAAGATGTGGTTTGCCCTGCAGAGATCCCTGCGATGATGTCCGCTTACAAGTCCCAACAGTTCCGTTGGTGCAAGGGATCCATCCAAACCGCAGTGAAACTTCTTCCTCGTATCTGGAAGGCGGATCTTCCTTGGAAAACCAAGGCTGAGGCCGTGACCCACTTGATCAATTATTCCGTTCACCCATTGATGATCGTGAACATCCTATTCAGTGCTCCTCTCCTTTTGATGGAATACTGGTCCGGATTCAGCTTCTATGATCTTCCATTAGAAGTGCTTTCCGGAACGGCAGCGGTGCTCTCTATCGGGTCCGTTGGTCCGCTTTTCTTCTACGCATATTCCCAAAAGACCTTATACAAGGACTGGAAAAAGAGATTGGTGTATCTTCCCATTCTCATCATGATCGGGACCGGGATCGCGATCGTAAATACCAGAGCTTGGTTAGAGGCTGTTCTTGGGATCCAATCTTCCTTCAAGAGAACTCCTAAACTCAGAATTGAGAAGGATTCAGACTCTTTAAAAGAAAGATTAAAATACACCGTGCCTTTGGATTTCCATGTAGTATTGGAGTTCCTACTCGGTTGCTATTGCGTATTCTCAGTTGCACTCTCCTTCTTAGTGGGACGTCCTTATATCGTGGGCTTCCTACTGATTTACGGGATCGGTTTCTTCTTCGTTTCCTTCAAATCTTTCCAAGAAGCATCTTGGAAATACAAGGAATCCAGAAACAGCTCTCCGGAAGAGATCCCTCAGGAAGCCTGA
- a CDS encoding motility protein A, protein MRSAIIGLLAAFASVLLAILLEEAHFLSFLKLSALILILGGTAGATYASYTPEEFAGLILHLRESLFPKREFSLSDLFLDFAEKARKNGLLSLEDQLTGVPDSFLRKGIQLIVDGTDPRAVEEILFEAAEGMEEKEIRSAKILETAGGFSPTIGIIGTVMGLVSVLENLNAGTRALGEGIATAFIATFYGIAFANLAYFPLANRLRTWAFARNRRRQAIIRGIISLQTGDNRRILVERMAPFL, encoded by the coding sequence ATGCGTTCTGCCATCATCGGTTTACTCGCTGCATTCGCCTCCGTGCTGTTGGCGATCCTCTTGGAAGAAGCGCATTTCCTTTCCTTTCTGAAACTCTCCGCACTCATTTTGATCCTGGGTGGAACTGCGGGAGCGACCTATGCGAGCTATACGCCCGAAGAATTTGCGGGTCTCATTCTACATTTAAGAGAATCATTATTCCCTAAAAGGGAATTCTCTCTCTCCGATCTATTCTTGGACTTCGCGGAGAAGGCTCGCAAGAACGGGCTCCTATCTCTCGAAGACCAACTCACAGGAGTTCCCGATTCCTTCTTGCGAAAAGGGATCCAACTCATCGTGGATGGAACGGACCCAAGAGCGGTCGAAGAGATCCTATTCGAAGCCGCAGAAGGAATGGAAGAAAAAGAGATCCGTTCCGCAAAGATCCTGGAAACCGCAGGAGGATTTTCCCCTACTATCGGGATTATCGGAACCGTGATGGGACTCGTGAGTGTATTAGAAAATCTGAATGCGGGCACGAGAGCATTAGGAGAGGGGATCGCAACCGCATTTATCGCTACTTTCTACGGGATCGCTTTTGCAAACTTGGCCTACTTTCCCCTAGCAAATCGCCTGCGCACCTGGGCATTCGCTCGTAACAGAAGAAGGCAGGCGATCATCCGAGGGATCATCTCTCTACAAACAGGAGACAACAGAAGGATCCTTGTAGAAAGAATGGCTCCATTTCTCTGA
- a CDS encoding PTS sugar transporter subunit IIA, which yields MNQLLALLKPETVIFEIEGSAKEEVINQLLQKAVDSGLISGEDREPVYESLMAREKSMSTGIGSGVAIPHCSVNLVDELKCVMGLSRKGIDFDAIDHLPVHIFILLIVPKSKFQEHIKTLAQIAKTLNVKEDREKLILAQNFEDIRKAFSA from the coding sequence ATGAACCAGCTCCTCGCTTTACTTAAGCCCGAGACTGTAATTTTTGAAATAGAAGGTTCCGCCAAGGAAGAAGTGATCAATCAACTTCTCCAAAAGGCCGTCGACTCCGGACTCATCTCCGGAGAGGACAGAGAACCAGTGTACGAATCTCTAATGGCGAGAGAAAAGTCCATGTCCACTGGGATAGGAAGCGGTGTCGCTATCCCACATTGCTCGGTCAATCTGGTGGACGAGCTCAAATGCGTGATGGGGCTCTCTCGAAAGGGCATCGACTTCGACGCAATTGACCATCTTCCCGTTCATATCTTCATTTTACTGATCGTCCCCAAATCCAAATTCCAAGAACATATCAAGACCCTGGCCCAGATCGCTAAGACCCTTAACGTAAAAGAGGACAGGGAGAAATTGATCCTCGCGCAAAATTTCGAAGATATCCGGAAAGCTTTCTCGGCTTGA
- a CDS encoding oxidoreductase, with product MFAKPFLLQPRTVKETGNRKTVLDEPYTLFPDRDALLLKDFPVRVKVGDSLYKQSSGIVLSPVNGIASLEHSEEGSKIRIVQDGNFVGSKPWVSRTLQKDEVLETMDRLGLVSLDFPEHSLSAYFKSKTKTKLILLSPFTKTQDVDFLSELKKSQDCHSSFLQVLQSMFPEAKIKDYIFGLKPPIKNYSYPWGIPEYFASQTEKLSFSRIGEVLYLGPETLYNLYRALFADFPFIEREIALYFLGKNGGLRKSGSTIRIRNGQSLKFLFEDFGSQYSNFTVNSFYEKNPVREVQKGFYWDIRQHYSLIFLTHYESQRREFPCVECGECSLNCPTKANPMALVSSFGNFQAGLCMECGICTFLCPSTISLRDRIRNWKEANHGF from the coding sequence TTGTTCGCAAAACCGTTCCTCCTCCAACCCAGGACCGTAAAAGAGACGGGAAATCGCAAAACGGTCCTGGACGAACCCTATACACTTTTCCCGGACCGAGACGCCCTATTACTTAAGGATTTTCCGGTTCGGGTAAAAGTAGGGGACTCCCTCTACAAACAAAGTTCCGGCATCGTTCTTTCTCCTGTGAATGGGATCGCTTCCTTAGAACATAGCGAAGAAGGATCCAAGATCCGTATCGTACAAGACGGGAATTTCGTGGGCTCCAAGCCTTGGGTCTCTAGAACATTACAAAAAGATGAAGTTCTGGAAACTATGGACAGGCTGGGACTGGTGAGTCTGGATTTTCCAGAGCATTCCCTCTCTGCTTATTTCAAATCCAAGACAAAAACGAAACTCATCCTTCTTTCTCCCTTTACTAAGACCCAGGATGTGGACTTTCTCTCCGAGCTGAAAAAGAGCCAGGATTGCCATTCTTCTTTTCTGCAAGTGCTGCAGTCCATGTTTCCGGAAGCGAAGATCAAGGATTATATCTTCGGACTAAAACCTCCGATCAAGAACTACTCGTATCCTTGGGGGATCCCGGAATACTTCGCCAGCCAGACGGAGAAACTTTCCTTCTCTCGGATCGGAGAAGTATTGTATCTAGGCCCGGAAACATTATATAATCTTTATAGAGCTTTATTCGCGGATTTCCCGTTCATAGAAAGAGAGATCGCTCTCTATTTCTTAGGAAAGAACGGAGGTCTTCGTAAGTCCGGATCCACGATCCGCATTCGCAACGGTCAAAGCCTAAAGTTCTTATTCGAGGATTTCGGTTCTCAGTATTCTAATTTCACGGTAAACTCATTCTATGAAAAGAATCCGGTCCGGGAGGTGCAGAAGGGTTTTTACTGGGATATCAGACAGCATTATTCTTTGATCTTCTTAACTCATTACGAATCCCAAAGAAGGGAATTCCCTTGTGTGGAATGTGGGGAATGTTCCTTAAACTGCCCGACTAAGGCGAATCCGATGGCTCTTGTTTCCAGTTTCGGGAATTTCCAAGCCGGACTCTGTATGGAATGTGGGATTTGCACTTTTCTCTGTCCTTCCACTATCTCTCTTCGGGATAGGATCCGAAATTGGAAGGAGGCGAATCATGGCTTTTAG
- a CDS encoding ABC transporter permease, producing MLEEAKRFLVFAVFLSAIAVFFSQLRSVNKEFLQADSGIQQEDSREFSQKDGFAYLYLSFWKGLLTFDLGKTESGDPVLSHLLSRFWPTLHLAGFAIFVGTVFSVGLALLSHLKPFSFLGGLFSFLSQLILSTPIFVVAVFLLILFFLVLGWLPPGGYEPGNTAYVILPGIALGSRVFARIYLFATKLADTEERSAYVNVLKARGYSEYRILFKHILIKISPVLLILVLLDLSSLLSGAIVVEEIFFFPGIGKSMYHAIRTMDSALLAALLFYSGTVFYILTRISERIRDRLLGWEAGAA from the coding sequence TTGTTGGAAGAAGCCAAGCGATTCCTAGTATTTGCGGTATTTCTTTCCGCAATCGCTGTCTTCTTTTCTCAACTTCGCTCCGTGAATAAGGAATTTTTGCAGGCGGATTCAGGCATTCAGCAAGAAGATTCCAGAGAATTTTCCCAGAAAGATGGCTTTGCATATCTGTATCTTTCCTTTTGGAAAGGGCTTCTCACCTTCGATCTAGGGAAGACGGAGTCCGGAGACCCTGTTCTTTCTCATTTGCTCTCCCGATTTTGGCCCACTCTTCATTTGGCGGGATTTGCTATTTTTGTGGGAACTGTTTTCTCGGTTGGACTCGCTCTCTTATCTCATTTAAAGCCTTTCTCTTTTTTAGGAGGCTTGTTTAGTTTCTTAAGCCAGCTTATCCTATCCACTCCCATCTTCGTGGTGGCTGTATTTCTTCTGATCCTTTTCTTTTTGGTCCTAGGATGGTTGCCTCCCGGCGGATACGAACCCGGGAATACCGCCTATGTGATCCTGCCCGGGATCGCTCTCGGTTCCAGGGTATTCGCAAGGATCTACCTATTCGCAACCAAGTTAGCCGACACAGAGGAAAGGTCCGCGTATGTAAACGTCCTTAAGGCAAGAGGTTATTCGGAATATAGGATCTTATTCAAGCATATACTCATCAAGATCTCTCCCGTTCTTTTGATCTTGGTGCTACTTGACTTAAGTTCCCTTCTTTCCGGTGCAATCGTAGTCGAAGAGATCTTCTTTTTTCCGGGGATTGGAAAGTCCATGTACCATGCGATCCGCACCATGGATTCCGCACTTCTTGCGGCGTTGTTGTTCTATAGCGGAACGGTCTTCTATATTTTGACTAGGATCTCGGAACGGATCAGAGATCGACTCCTAGGTTGGGAAGCAGGGGCTGCATGA
- a CDS encoding potassium/proton antiporter, whose amino-acid sequence MQSLNFEFQILALSSLIILSIGLLRVSTKFGIPSLLIFLTIGMLAGSDGILKIWFTDADLTRKVGSVALAFILFSGGLETDWEKVKPVLWKGISLGTLGVLFTCFFVALFAIYILGFDPIIGFLLGAVVSSTDAAAVFNVLRTSNTGMRKGLTSLLELESGSNDPLAVLLTTSVLGFVGASAPSWEVLAWTIVQQFSLGIILGLLLGYWIYRGMNRIKLDYEGLYPVLLSASVLFVYASTDLIGGNPFLAVYIAGIIIGNRSFVHKRSNVRFMDGIAWLMQIVMFLTLGLLVFPSKMPSVAILGIAFSVFLIVFARPAAVFLSLIGFKVDWREKLLISWVGLRGAAPIILATFPFAKQLPESEMIFHLVFFTVLTSLLLQGTTIPFAVQLLGLQAALEQRASYPFEFENKEQSDTQLLEYIVPYGSASVGKFVYELDFPENSLITLIYRGDSHLVPTGKTKMEDGDVLLVLTPEGAEKKIREILSRMGEKKEA is encoded by the coding sequence CTGCAATCTCTTAACTTCGAGTTTCAGATCTTAGCGCTGTCGAGTTTGATCATCCTCAGCATAGGCCTCTTGCGTGTTTCCACAAAATTCGGCATTCCTTCCCTTCTTATCTTCCTTACTATAGGCATGCTCGCAGGTTCCGACGGGATCCTGAAGATCTGGTTCACCGACGCAGACCTAACTCGGAAAGTAGGTTCGGTCGCTCTCGCATTCATCTTATTTTCCGGCGGATTAGAAACCGATTGGGAAAAAGTAAAACCCGTACTCTGGAAAGGGATATCTCTCGGAACCTTGGGTGTATTATTCACCTGCTTCTTCGTCGCCTTATTCGCGATCTATATTCTAGGATTCGATCCGATCATCGGATTCCTCTTAGGTGCAGTCGTATCTTCTACGGATGCGGCGGCGGTATTTAACGTACTTCGTACAAGCAATACCGGAATGAGAAAAGGACTGACTTCCTTATTAGAATTGGAGTCGGGAAGTAACGACCCTCTCGCAGTCTTGTTGACGACATCCGTTCTAGGATTCGTAGGAGCAAGCGCACCTTCTTGGGAAGTGTTAGCTTGGACGATCGTACAGCAATTTAGCTTAGGGATTATACTCGGACTTCTTCTCGGATATTGGATCTATCGAGGAATGAACAGGATCAAACTCGATTACGAAGGATTGTATCCGGTACTTCTTTCTGCTTCCGTACTATTTGTCTATGCTTCCACAGATCTGATCGGAGGAAACCCGTTCTTAGCGGTATACATCGCCGGGATCATCATAGGAAATAGATCCTTTGTTCATAAACGTAGTAATGTTCGGTTTATGGACGGGATTGCATGGTTGATGCAGATCGTGATGTTCCTCACCCTGGGACTCCTCGTATTTCCATCCAAGATGCCTTCTGTCGCTATCCTCGGGATCGCATTTTCCGTTTTTTTAATAGTCTTTGCGAGACCTGCCGCAGTCTTTTTATCTCTGATCGGGTTCAAGGTGGACTGGAGAGAAAAACTTCTGATCTCTTGGGTCGGCTTGAGAGGAGCGGCTCCGATTATCTTGGCGACCTTTCCGTTCGCAAAGCAGCTTCCAGAATCGGAAATGATCTTTCACTTGGTATTCTTTACCGTACTCACTTCTCTTTTACTCCAAGGGACCACGATCCCGTTTGCGGTTCAACTCTTAGGATTACAAGCAGCCTTGGAACAAAGAGCTTCTTATCCTTTCGAATTTGAGAACAAGGAACAGAGCGATACGCAACTCTTAGAATACATTGTTCCGTACGGTTCCGCATCCGTGGGTAAGTTCGTATACGAGTTGGATTTTCCGGAAAATTCTTTGATCACACTTATCTATCGCGGGGATTCTCACTTGGTGCCGACCGGTAAGACCAAGATGGAGGACGGAGACGTGCTTCTGGTGCTGACTCCCGAAGGTGCGGAGAAGAAGATCCGAGAGATCCTGTCCAGAATGGGGGAAAAAAAGGAAGCCTAA